One Fictibacillus halophilus genomic window, TCCAGATGTTATATTTAGATAGAGTTCCTGATCATGCGATTATTCATGAGGCAGTAGAAATAGCGAAAGAACGCGGAAACCAGGGGTTAGCGGGCCTTGTGAACGGTATTTTGCGTAAACTTCAGCGAGAAGGTACAGCGGCCATGGATAAAAAGGCAGAAGAAGGCATTGAAAAAGAAGCTCTTTCATACAGTATGCCTCAATGGTTGTTTGACCGCTGGAAAGAGCAGTTCGGACAAGATGATGCTGAAAAAATGGCACAGTCAAACTTACTAGCCTCTCCAGTAACCGCAAGAGTGAACACAAAGAAAAGCAATAGAAAAGACGTTCTGGAGCTTCTATTAGAAGAAGGAATTGTAGCAGAAGAAGGAGAATTGTCTCCTGAAGGTATCATTATTAAGGAAGGCTATCTTCCAGCGACTGAAGTTTATAAACAAGGTCTTGTGACGATACAAGACGAAAGTTCCATGCTAGTAGCACGAGCCGTTTCTCCTGAGTCAGGAGAAACGATTCTAGATACATGTGCCGCACCAGGTGGAAAGTCAACACATATGGCTGAACTGATGCAGGGAGAAGGAAAAGTAGTTTCGCTTGACCTTCATGCTCATAAGATTGACTTGATCAAAAGACAAGCAGAACGTCTTGGGCTTGAAAATATTGAAGCCTCCGTTTTAGATGCACGAAAAGTCTCCGAAGCGTTTGAAACCGGAACTTTTGATAGAGTACTCGTTGATGCACCTTGCAGTGGTTTTGGTGTTATTCGCAAGAAGCCTGATCTGAAATGGTCAAAAACAGAAGAAGATGTCACAAGGTTGACCAGCATTCAAAGAGATATTTTGCACGCTGCTTCAGAGATGGTCAAAGATGGCGGATTACTTGTGTACAGTACGTGTACAGTAGATAAAGAAGAAAACGATAATGTTGCGGATTGGTTTTTATCAAATCATCCAGAATTCGAGTGGGACTCCCAATTTGCGGAAAAAATGCCGCGTAGCATAAAATCCTATATAATAGATGGTAGATCGGATCTTCAGATCATGCCTCATTATTTTAATAGTGATGGATTCTATATAGCAGCATACAGAAAAAAGACAACAGGTGGTGAGAAACATGCTTAAACCTTTAACAGAAAAACAAACAAAGCCAAATATCAAACCTTCTATCTTTTCTTTAGAGCTTCATGAGTTAGAAGCGTGGCTTACCGATATAAGAGAACCAAAGTTCAGAGGAAAACAGATCTTTGAATGGCTGTATAAAAAACGTGTGTCTTCTTTTGAGGAAATGACGAACCTTCCTTTAGGTCTTCGTGAAAAGCTTGAGAAAGACTTTTATATCAAACCCTTAAAAGAAGTAGTGCGTCAGGAGTCTTCAGACGGTACGATCAAATTTTTATTCGAGCTTCAAGACGGTTATTCAATTGAAACAGTTCTTATGAGACATGAATATGGAAATAGTATTTGTGTAACAACTCAAGTAGGATGCCGATTAGGTTGTACGTTCTGCGCTTCCACATTAGGTGGACTTAAGCGTAATCTTCTAGCAGGTGAGATTGTAGCTCAAGTCCTTCAAGTTCAGCGCGCGCTTGATGAGACAGAAGAAAGAGTAAGTTCAGTAGTTGTTATGGGTATAGGAGAGCCTTTTGATAACTATGAAGGACTTATGTCGTTTTTAAAGATTATCAATCACGATCAAGGCCTTAATATCGGAGCACGACATATTACGATCTCAACTAGTGGCGTGGTACCTTACATCTACAAGTTTGCGGACGAAGGTATGCAGATCAACTTTGCGATCTCTTTGCATGCGCCGAACACAGAGACTAGAAGCCGATTGATGCCAGTAAATAGAATGTATCCGTTAAACGAACTAATGGATTCTATTCGTTATTACATTAAAAAGACAGGACGCCGAGTGACGTTTGAATATGGTTTGTTTGGTAAAGTTAACGATTCCGTGGAACACGCGAACGAGTTAGCAGACTTGATCAAAGATATTAAGTGTCACGTAAATCTAATTCCAGTAAACTATGTACCAGAAAGAGACTATGTCCGAACACCAAAAACACAAATTTTCAAGTTCTTAGAGACGTTAACCTCAAGAGGCATTAATGCCACCATCAGAAGAGAACAAGGACATGACATTGATGCTGCATGCGGTCAGCTGCGTGCCAAGGAACGTAAAGAAGAGACGAGGTGACGGGAAGATGCAAATTGCCTTTCAAACAGACGTTGGAATGGTAAGGAAGCATAATGAAGACAGCGGGGAAGTGTTCACAAAGGGTGAACACTTTCTTGCAGTTATCGCAGATGGTATGGGTGGACATAAGGCAGGCGATATCGCTAGCCAAGAAGCCCTAAAAGTGATGAAAGAAGCATGGTCTCAATTCGAAGAAAATATGGAAAATGTGAAAGAATGGATCCAGAATGTTTTAAAAGATACGAATAAACATATCTTTGATTTTTCTCAGGAGAATCCCGAGACGAGAGGTATGGGCACTACAATTGTGGTTGCTTTGGGTACGAACAAAGAAATTACAGTGGCTCATATTGGTGACAGCCGATGTTATCTATATTCTTATGGTGAACTGAAACGAGTTACGGATGATCACTCACTTGTCCAAGAATTAGTGAAATCTGGTCAGATTACAGAGGATGAGGCAGAGATTCATCCAAGACGAAACATGATCATGAAAGCTGTAGGTACTGATGAAACTGTAGAAGCTGAGTTTAATAAAATCACTTGGCAGAACGGTGACTATCTTTTGCTTTGTTCTGACGGTCTATCAGATAAAGTATCGTCTAAACGGATTCAAGAAGTATTCCAAGATCCTATGGAATCTGTTACTGAGAAGGTAGAACGATTGATCACTTGGGCAAAAGATGCCGGTGGAGAAGATAACATTACTGCTATCCTTATACAGAATAGTTCTGACACAGAAACAAAAGGGGAAGCAATAACATGATAGGAAAAAGAGTCAGTG contains:
- the rsmB gene encoding 16S rRNA (cytosine(967)-C(5))-methyltransferase RsmB, with amino-acid sequence MDNNIRAIALDVLLKIEQNQAYSNLQLNQTLQNTNLKSVDKALLTNIVYGTIQRKNTIDFYLDQLLNKPIKKKDRWVLSLLRLSIFQMLYLDRVPDHAIIHEAVEIAKERGNQGLAGLVNGILRKLQREGTAAMDKKAEEGIEKEALSYSMPQWLFDRWKEQFGQDDAEKMAQSNLLASPVTARVNTKKSNRKDVLELLLEEGIVAEEGELSPEGIIIKEGYLPATEVYKQGLVTIQDESSMLVARAVSPESGETILDTCAAPGGKSTHMAELMQGEGKVVSLDLHAHKIDLIKRQAERLGLENIEASVLDARKVSEAFETGTFDRVLVDAPCSGFGVIRKKPDLKWSKTEEDVTRLTSIQRDILHAASEMVKDGGLLVYSTCTVDKEENDNVADWFLSNHPEFEWDSQFAEKMPRSIKSYIIDGRSDLQIMPHYFNSDGFYIAAYRKKTTGGEKHA
- the rlmN gene encoding 23S rRNA (adenine(2503)-C(2))-methyltransferase RlmN; translated protein: MLKPLTEKQTKPNIKPSIFSLELHELEAWLTDIREPKFRGKQIFEWLYKKRVSSFEEMTNLPLGLREKLEKDFYIKPLKEVVRQESSDGTIKFLFELQDGYSIETVLMRHEYGNSICVTTQVGCRLGCTFCASTLGGLKRNLLAGEIVAQVLQVQRALDETEERVSSVVVMGIGEPFDNYEGLMSFLKIINHDQGLNIGARHITISTSGVVPYIYKFADEGMQINFAISLHAPNTETRSRLMPVNRMYPLNELMDSIRYYIKKTGRRVTFEYGLFGKVNDSVEHANELADLIKDIKCHVNLIPVNYVPERDYVRTPKTQIFKFLETLTSRGINATIRREQGHDIDAACGQLRAKERKEETR
- a CDS encoding Stp1/IreP family PP2C-type Ser/Thr phosphatase, producing MQIAFQTDVGMVRKHNEDSGEVFTKGEHFLAVIADGMGGHKAGDIASQEALKVMKEAWSQFEENMENVKEWIQNVLKDTNKHIFDFSQENPETRGMGTTIVVALGTNKEITVAHIGDSRCYLYSYGELKRVTDDHSLVQELVKSGQITEDEAEIHPRRNMIMKAVGTDETVEAEFNKITWQNGDYLLLCSDGLSDKVSSKRIQEVFQDPMESVTEKVERLITWAKDAGGEDNITAILIQNSSDTETKGEAIT